Genomic segment of Verrucomicrobiia bacterium:
GCCGACGAGGTTGTGCACAAGCTGCGGCATGCTGCTGGCTCTATCCTTGATTGACCGACATTCTTTTTCCGACCATTTGAAGGCATTTGCCACAAACCCCTTATCCAGTAGAGGCGCAAGCCGTAACCAAATGTTCATATTAACTGGAAAATGGAGTTTAGGTGCATGAACGATGTCATGCGGCAGCTTTTTTTCCGCCATTTTCTTCACGACCCATTTTCCGGAGCCGTTCCGGTATTTGATAGCGCAGGGCGCATGCAGTCCGAAATCGAGCACATTATTTTCGAGAAACGGCGGCCGGGACTCAATGGAAGCCGCCATGCTGATCCGGTCATTCCGGTGAAGCACAGCCTGTAAATTCGCATACCAGTCATCAAGGCAGCGCGCAATAAAGGCTCTTTCCTCCCAAAGAGGGATGCGTTCGAGTTTCTTAAAGAGCAATTCTTCGCGCAGCAGGCTCCTGCCGCCATCCGTAGTTAAAGCGTAACGAACATTGTTTTGAGGCTGCTCAAGCTCAGAACGGAATCGGAACGGATACCGCATCATCATGCCGACATCCAGCGGCTTAAAAGAAGGATGCAGTTTTCCAAGTCCACGGAAGAACCCGTTGTTTTTAATGAATTTCGCGTGCAGCCGCCGCATCTTCCAGAGATGGTACATTTGCGCCTGCCATTTATATCCTCCAAATAACTCATCCGATCCTTCTCCGGTAAGAACGACTTTGATTCCATCTTCCCGGCACGCGCGCGTCACCATCATGTACGGCATATCGTTCGCATGGCAATTCGGCTGGTCCCCATGCCAAACCGCCTCCGGCCACAAACGAATCAGATCTTCGGGAGAGCAATGGATGCGGCGGATTTTCATGCCAAGATGCCGGCCGACGCGCTCCGCTTTATCACCCTCCGAAACAGCCCCTTCCACGTTGGCAACATACCCCACGACATCCGGTTTGAAATCGTGCGCAATCGCCGTGGTAAGGCTCGAGTCAATGCCGCCGGAACACATCGTGGCAACAGGAGCATCGCTCACAAGCTGCATTTTCACCGCATCAGTCATCAAGATTTCGAACCGCGCCAAAAGCGCCGCAGAAGGATGCCTGGAGCAGGACAATAACTTGTCGATGTTCAAGGCTTCGATCGGATCGAAATAAACGGTCTTCTTGATGGAGTCCTGCGTAATTTTGAGATAACTGCCGGGGGTCACTTGCTCGACGCCTTCGAAAGGCGTCCAGTCCCCTTCGAAACGCTGATGCGTAAGAAAGTGACCGAGAGCGTGCACGTCAGGCCGGCATGGAATTCCCGGGTGCTCGAACAACGCTTTCATTTCCGACGCAAAAGCAATCAGATTTCCGCGGTGGGAGAAATACGCGGGTTTGATTCCTGATCTGTCCCTGGCTATCCATAGCGATCGAGAACGCAAATCGAAATAAGCAAAACCGAACATCCCGTTAAAACGCGGAATCGCTCTTTCGGGTCCCCAACGGTGCAGGGCATAAAGCGCGACTTCCGTATCCGTCCTGCTCCTGAACTTGATTCCCTCTCGCGCCAACTCGTCCCGGAGCTCGGCAAAATTATAAACTTCCCCGTTATACGTAAGGACGCCCATCCCGTCCGCAGTCACAAACGGCTGATGCCCGTTCGCGCTCAGGTCCAGAATGCTGAGCCGGCAATGCCCGAGCCCTAGATCTCCGTGGACCCAGGCGCCTTGATCGTCCGGTCCCCGATATCGAATTTTTGCGATCATTCGCTCCAGAATCGCTGTCTCA
This window contains:
- the asnB gene encoding asparagine synthase (glutamine-hydrolyzing) — translated: MCGFVGFWDRGGAKAETAILERMIAKIRYRGPDDQGAWVHGDLGLGHCRLSILDLSANGHQPFVTADGMGVLTYNGEVYNFAELRDELAREGIKFRSRTDTEVALYALHRWGPERAIPRFNGMFGFAYFDLRSRSLWIARDRSGIKPAYFSHRGNLIAFASEMKALFEHPGIPCRPDVHALGHFLTHQRFEGDWTPFEGVEQVTPGSYLKITQDSIKKTVYFDPIEALNIDKLLSCSRHPSAALLARFEILMTDAVKMQLVSDAPVATMCSGGIDSSLTTAIAHDFKPDVVGYVANVEGAVSEGDKAERVGRHLGMKIRRIHCSPEDLIRLWPEAVWHGDQPNCHANDMPYMMVTRACREDGIKVVLTGEGSDELFGGYKWQAQMYHLWKMRRLHAKFIKNNGFFRGLGKLHPSFKPLDVGMMMRYPFRFRSELEQPQNNVRYALTTDGGRSLLREELLFKKLERIPLWEERAFIARCLDDWYANLQAVLHRNDRISMAASIESRPPFLENNVLDFGLHAPCAIKYRNGSGKWVVKKMAEKKLPHDIVHAPKLHFPVNMNIWLRLAPLLDKGFVANAFKWSEKECRSIKDRASSMPQLVHNLVGIEIWGNLFMHGESSDDLGNRLIALGEIGAENIRCPALISPSMNRRFHSLVSL